The nucleotide sequence AATCGGTAAGTACTGCATCCGAACAACTTTGATCGGTATGGAGTGGAGGAGGGCAATCTCCGCGAATCCACTGAAGGAAAACCCCTTGTGATTTGCCCTTGAGACTAGAAATGTGGAATGATAGAGGAGCAACGTATCACATTCTGATTCCATAAATTTATGAAAGGCTCGTATCTCATCGCAACATCAAAGAGTGAGCATATATTTGCTTTGCCCATCTTGATTCGGAGCGACACAAATTTACTATAGCAATCCCTAGCCTCACTTATCACAACTTTGAACTCCAAAACAAATAAAGCCCATGGATAACAAcaaaatgacaaacgaaacagtgTTTCTCTCAATTAGCTTACAACTATATATATGGATATTAGAGCTCATAAGCTAGCTGCTCTCAAGTCGAGTATTTGATGTACAAATAGCATGAACATTCCAATTATAGGACCAGAAACAAAAAGGGTGGGTAATATGGCAAGGTTCTGACTTGTACAAAACAATATGCATCTATGTCCGAATCAACTCAAAATGGTACTTTCGTTTTGTACAGTAAGGTAAGCAAACAATGGAAAGCAATTAAAGACTGTCACCATGTTTTTGCAGTATAACATGTATTTAAGACAGTTACCATGTTATGGAGAATAGCAAGATCTCTGGAAGTCCCCCTTAAACATCATATCCAGGCATTGCAAACTGTGAAGCAAACGACTCCACACGGTTGCGAAGCTCCGCAACATCCCTGCTGCTCTCGAGGCCCTTCAGAAACTCCTTTTGTATCTTCCCATGTTCCTTCTGTATGGTACTTGCTATTTGTGCGGCCCTTAGAAGAAACTCGGCGATCATTTCAAAATCTCCCTCTAAACAACCTCTGGTTGTCATAGCAGGAGTTCCTACACATGCAAAACCCGTACAAGTTGCTTAAAATCCTTCCAACATACAGAACCTGCATGTTTgatattgaaaatatatatggGCATGAGAGAGGTCACCTATTCTCACACCCCCTGGAGAGATGGCACCATTGTCACCAAAAATTGGGGTTTTGTTCAGAGAAATGTGGCATGCCTCACAGACCTTTTCGAAGTTCTTACCTGTTTCAGGATTACCATCAGTAAAGAGTCATGTCTATAATAAGAAAATCTCTAAAGATTATAAGTATAACCTGCACACAAGTTGCATTGATTAAGCACAGCTAAGTTGATAAAAGAAATGTTCTCCAAAAGTAGCTCTTGATAAGTTGCCTATTTTAACATAAATCATATACTTTTGGAAGGTGGTTAATCTTGTATTCATTGACATGCAATGAATATACAGAAATGAAGGGTCCTGTTTTGTAGGAAAGAAATTCTACTTCCTTTAATTAGTTAGCAGACATGAGAAGCATCTCATCTCATTTGCCATCAATATTTTTTACAAgaaaaattcaaagaattttatggAGATTTATTATTTACAAGCATATTGAATTGCTTGCCCTATATTGAATCACATATAAGATACCAGATACATGTCAAATGCTTCCTCGAAGTAtccaaaattttaaataattataaaaaagattGGGTACTTTCAGGATAGTTCTTGGATACTTCTTTGAAgaactttattttatttaaatatattccTAAATAAAAACGATAAAAAGATTATTCATATGCTGCCTTTGTTGAGAATGTAAAAGATGAATTACAGGATGCTTGCATATTACTTATAAATCTATTATAAATCATTCTAACACCATTGGTGTCAAACTTTATCCTGtagtattatatatttatatacatcttAAGTTATTAATTGTTTCCTTCATTTGTGTATCCATTCTACAATGCATCTGATTTTTCAAGTTTTGGAGTTTAAATATATCCATGTTATATTGAAACAGTGTCCTGTATCTGCGTTGATACACCAAAGATCATAGTTATAATGAAATTTGTTGCTAAAGAGAATATCAACATTACAACAAAATCAGAATACTGAGTATAATTGACCACGGAAGAATGGTCTATGTTTGATAaatattatcaagttttgatAACTAATTTTGAAGCTATATCTTGAAAAACAGGTGCCAAAACCAAGTACTTGGGTAATTCTTAACCAAAAGTCCAACCGAAGCTAATAATCCATATATCATTCATAAAATCTCCAAAAATGTCTGATATTAGCTCTCTAAATTGGTGACCAATCACCTAACAAAACTGATTTGATTGAAAAAGTGGCTACCTATGACATATAGTTAATGTTTCAAAGATCAGTGTGATTTTCCTGATTATAGTTTATGTAGTTTAAACTCATACACCTGCAATGACTAATCCTGTAAATTTCTCCTAAACACTAAAGGAATTTAATATACAGGGAAAAGACACTGGATTACTAAGTGAAAGAGCAACACTAAGCTAGACATAGATATAATTTAAactataattataatttaaactaTAATTTAAAGTCATAAGTCCAATTATAATTTAAACTATATGATCAACCACAAGCAAAGCATCATAACTCAAATTATAATTTAAACTTTGAACGACATATTAGTTTTGATTgctaaatttataaattttataattagtgtaCAAATTCATGTTTATTTCTTTAAAAAGCAGAAAGATGTCAGCAACCAAATTATCTTGAAACTGTATTTCACTTTCTACATTTTTGTCCCTCAGTTCCTTAAATTTTACATTCCAATTACTCTTTTTTGCATTTTCAAGAAAGCCAAGAATACATATGCCAAGTTTagtaaatatctaaagcatttttCTTACACCAACATACTTGTTGGATCTGACTCTTGTAATACTTATAGAGGACACAATAATGAACTAAGCTCCATTATTGCtatcaagaaattaaaaaagTTCACTTGTGATCCCCCATGGTTTTCTACAAATTGCATTTCATCCAGCCTAAAGCTCTGCAATCTCAAAACCCTTTTATTTCAATTTCCCTCCAAAAAAATAACAGTTTCAGATGTGATTTGTCTAATCATGTTATCCTTAATGAAAATTTATTCTCAAGATTTGACTATATCATGTTTGTTACATACATACCCTCTCAAACAAGTATCATGTGCACCAAATACCAATAACAAGATGCTACTTCCAATACAAAAGGCCACATATCAGTCCATCACCATTATTACTTGCAGTTGACACCATGTTTCAACAAATGTAAACTAGTAATCCTGGTCAATAACAATAAGGTTCAAAGAAGCCCATGAAAGTGATTGTATTTCATAAGCAAACCCAACCAGATATATTTGCATGTTAAAACACACGAGTGAAAGAATAGTTCAATAAGAGTTTAAAAGAGCtacatgacaataacaaagggcagCACATGTTGGAGAAAACCTATATTATCATCATGGCATTTCCATCATAAAAGGCAACAGCAAGATTCATATTTTGAAAACAGATGACAATGCTAAATTGGATGCCACCAGCAAATCTGTAGTATACAAGTCACTTATTTCCTTTTTAAGAACTAATGTTCTTACAACCTTCAATCAACACACACACAATTGTACTAGTAGACCTAAGATCACAAGAGAAGCTAAACTGCCAAATCAGTGGACAGCACAAAAAAAAAGAGTCAAGCCTCAAAGATTTCCCATCCCATTGATTCAAGTTATGTTTATTTGTTAAAATTCATCGTAGCTTTAGTAAAATAACAGTAGTTGTAATTTAATAGACAAGGAGGATGTAATAACCTACAGCCCAGGGGAAAAAGCTGAAGATACAGAGCACATGCAAAATAACAGAAAAAGCACATACAGGTAAAAGTAAATTCCTTGCAAATTTAAAGAAGCAACTCTGTTCTTTGTTGTGCAATTTGAGAAGTTAAAGGCTGCTCCCATAAATCATTTCTTAGTTCCATGGACCTTTTCTTTTTTGCAAAGACTGGCATATCTAAGAAACATTTTTCGTGCTTGATAATTTTAAGAATATTGATCTTCATGAGTACCTGTTAAACCGAAGGTTCTGAGATCCCAAAGTAACAAATGGTTGTCTGTGCCCCCAGTGACCAGTCTGCAATTTCTTCTCAGTAAAGCAGATGCCAATGCTTGAGCATTTCTCTTGACCTGTTGAATGTATGCTTTGTATTCAGGTGTAGCCACCTGCTTTAGAGCTATTGCTAAAGCAGCTATATGGTTATCATGAGGACCGCCTTGAAGTGATGGGAAAACAGCAAAGTTTATCCTCTCCTCGAAATCATATCTATCATTTTCATCTGTTTGACCAAGGCAAAACCCCTGCCTTTTCTGTTTCTTCCCTTTCCTGAAGAAAATTATACCACCCCTAGGTCCTCGAAGGCTTTTGTGAGTTGTTGAAGTAACAATATCACAATAATCAAAGGGGCTCAGGGATTCCTGCAAATGGTTAAACTGGTAGTGAGGAAAGTCCATTTATTCATCAATGGAAACTAAAGAGAGAAGTTGCATTACATAGCTACCAAGAATTCCATAAACAGTTCTACGGAACATAATTCACTAGCACAAAATCAGACAATAAAGTCGGGTGGTCAGAATCAGGAGGGAGTGTTGGTAGCCACTCTCTTACCGTGTGAACTTCAAAAGAAGAACCGctttcaatcacttaaatttgagtaactaaaaaattatcatttttttattgcaACCATACGGCGTTCCAGCATGACTAGCTCATAATTAACTCATTTACGAGTATTGATGAAACTTTTTAATATATTGTTATGGCTTAATCAATTAGATTACTGATTTAGCTAAAGGAACAAGAAACATCAACGCCAACAATGAATATCCATGTCAGTACAGCTTTTATAGAACAAAAGGCATAAAAGTAAACCTACACTATTAACAAGAGACGAAAAAGAGTCAACTCGTTTTCATTGGTCTGCCTTAAATACATATAATTTTTTCAAGTGGCATTCTTCTTTACTGCAACTAGATAGAAGGATAACAGTGTCCTCACCGCTTCCTCACGTAGTCACAGTAGAGACAAATGATGGGTAGTTCATATTCACACTGAGGTAACAGACTAAAAGGTAAGAAAAATCTTTAACAAAAAAAGGAGAAGGGAATTGAACCTTGGCAGCCACAAGCCCGCTAATGTGAGCCATATCACACATCAACACTGCTCCACACTTATCTGCAATCTGCCTAACGCGAGCATAATCCCACTCTCGTGGATACGTGCTCCCACCACAGATCAGTATCTTTGGTCGATAATCCATCGCCTTTTCCTCAAGCTTATCATAGTCGATGTAACCTGTGAGCGGATTGACTTTATATGATAAGCTCTCAAAGAAAATGGAAGCTGCAGATATTTTCTTTCCGCTGGGCGTGTAGTACCCATGACTAACATGCCCGCCTGAAGGTGAATCCAGCCCCATGATTCGATCCTTTGGGAGCAATAAGCCCGTGTACACCGCGAAATTGGCTGAGGTGCACGAGTAAGGCTGAACGTTCACACCCCAGCACTCAGGATCGAGACCAAACGCTGCAAGGGCACGGTCATGGCATAGCCGCTCGATCTGGTCAATGTACTGGTTCCCACCATAGTATCGGGCACCCGGATATCCCTCAGAATACTTGTTTGTCAAATGGCTACCGAGGGCATCGAGCACGCCACGGCACACAAAGTTCTCCGAAGCGATGAGCTCAATTCCCAGTACCTGCCGCTGCTTCTCCTTGTCCATGATCTCAAAGATCTCAGGGTCGGCTGCAGATAAGGGCTGGTTTCCCCAGGACCGGACAGCGTCCCTCCGCGTCTCGAGATCAGGCTCCACCCTGGCCCTCTTCGAGAGTAGCATGGATGACGACGAGCAAGAGGAGGACGAATCCCCTCTCCTCTGCCTCTTGATGCACATCGAGTACCCTAAAATCCTGACTTCTTCCTCCTTCTGATCCTCCTCATCGGACTCCTCGCCATCGTTCGCCCCCACGGATCCATCGCGGGCGCTGTCCGGCTGTTGGTCGAAAAACTGCAGAGGGATCGGCCGAGGGTTGTGGGACGGGTCCCGAAGGCCGGGATCGATCTGGAGCGAGATCGAGTCGTCCGCGATGGGGGCACGAGACGTCAGCGGAGGTAGAGGAACGGCGTGGAACCCCAGGGACAGGTTCGACTGGTGATGAGAGTGATCCATTTCAAATCAAAGACTGGAATCAAACAGCGATTCCAAACTCTACAGATGGTAGCAACAGAAACAGCGGCAGCAACAACAAGAACACGAACGGAAACAGCAGCGGTGAAGGGAGGCGGAGGGCGAGGCAGAGAGGCTGCTAGCTTCCATCAAAGGCGAAGAGAGGGAggcagatagagagagagagagagagagaacgaaggAAACCCTAGCCTCAGAAAAGGGCAGAGGAAGACGGTATAAGAGAGAGGGAAGGGACCGGCATTAGCCCGTTTAAGAATGGGAATATCTGGAGGAGTGGGAGCGAACCTGGACGGGATCGCGGGCCGAGACGCGCTTGTCGTCAACTTGAACAGCAGGTCACCATCCCCCGTCACGACGCCTCGCTTCGGTAAGTCGCGACCACGCCCAGGAGTTACTTCGACGTTCACGCGTCTTATCCGATTGATGCCGATTGGACGGTGGATTTAATTCCTCTATTATTCTCGTGGTTTACTGCGGAAGGATCAGCGGCAAGATTCGAATTAGGGTGAATCACAGCCGAACACGTATAATCGGCATAATCGAGTATATTTTGCAATAAgcttaataattattttcatgtATATCATCAAAAGAACACATGATCGAGCAAATTGTGGGATTTTCTTGTTATTAGGAATAGACTATTTCTAGTATGCTAAAAAGGATTAATTTGTTAGAATCAATTAAACTTGGATTCCCTATTACTTGGTTTGATCTTAATTATTGCTTCACTACGTGCATGAAGAAACACTCGATGATATGAATAgaattctttttttcctttactaAATACTTTCATACTAATATATGgaccataaaaattttatcaactaAAATAGTTAGCACATTTATGATTTTATCCTGATATAttaatttttgataagaaaaactcatatttataaataagatTATATACTTTTTTTTCCCTCTAAGATAAGTGACGAAAGCGAAAATTTTATCAGTTAAGTTAGCTTAGCTGACACATTtacaatattaaatatattattaaattaattataatatatatatatatatattaaaattaaaatctattaaaaattataaatgacaTATTtacaatattaatatatatattattatatatatatatatatattaaatttatataaaaaaatatatattaaaaattaaaatctattaaaaaattataaatgaatACCTGCATCAGAGTTTGGGTTAGGTTTTAAAAATCTTGATActaagtttgatttttttttttctagtgttGTCCAGAGACAAATTTTATAGTCTCATTACCTAATTATTGTAGAGGATTTACAATCTAGAAAATCATAAAGTCTTCCCCTTGTGAAAAAAAATTGACATTGTATTTACTGGATGCATCATCCTTCATACATATTATAGTTTAATAATTCTATTGTAAGAGAAAGAAACCCTAATTTTGCCATGGTTCATGTGGACTATcatgaccatatatatatatatcgtgatgGATGTAAAGTTATAATTTGCACAACATATTCTAGACATTGTTTATCTCTGAAGTTACACAACATGAGAGATGCAATCAAAATCACCTCAAATCAATCACAAAGGCTTCGATTTTGAAAAGATGATGAGTCTCTTGAGCTTTTTGTATCAAGCAAAATTATTGACTATACGTCTTACAACATCATAGTGTAAGAATAAGTATAAAAATAAGTCTTCGGCCGACCTACGATAAAAGCTGAACAGCCGCAATGGCAGGTATCTTTTCTCGCAGCTTCTGAGTTACTGCCACTCGAACAGTCATCACCCCGGCGGCTTGCCCTGTTAGCCGAACCTTAACAATGGGCTCCTCGATTTTGACTAGCTCAAGCTCACCACCACCGGTTCCTGCAAGGTATGGCCTTATCTCATCAAGTACCTAACATGGAAAAAGAGGCGAGTATCAGGCTTCGCATTCTGGCATCTGTTTGTTTATGTAATCACACAAAGAAATGGTAATATCAAGGCTGCCAAGATTTCAAAACAGTTCAGTACAATGTTGGCGGCAGAAAAACACCACAAGAAAGAAGTTGAACCACAAGGATAAGTTAAGAATTCTTGCAAAAAAAAGTCCTCCATCCAGTCCAAGAAATATTGCCATCAAGCACCGAAATCAATATCATTCTTAGTGATTCCAAGCTTCAGCTGGAAATAAATCACTAGAGGGTTTTGGTCACAAACTTCCATTTCTTGAACAGCAATCAAATCCACAAGGACTCCAAAATGAGATCTAACTTAGCTCTTCTCAGCAATAGCACAAGTGAATGGTGCAATATTCAAGCTGGAATCATGAGAATTATAAACAAGTGTTATCAACCAAGGGCATCAAGACATGAAAAAAGTAGTTTACCAAAGTCACCTCACACTGGGAAAATGCTTTATTGGGTTCATATATCAATACAATTTGGTATGAAAATTTTCATATCATTTTCTCTCATCAAGAGCTACACTTTAGCAATAGCAAGATTTAACTTCTTGTTTTTAACTTCAAAGGAACATAAGGCCTAAATAGATAAAACTCGCTGTTCTGAAAGTGTTCCAGACAGTGTTACATTGGAAGTTGCTCAAATACAATGCAACGAAAGGCTCATGTGTAATTAAACTTACATCTTTAAACCCTGTTAAatatatactcgtaatagcctaaaTGAGCGATCAACTGTTCCACAACGAACCATTGAATCACACCACAACATTTTTACGAGCCATGTCAGGATGCAATGCAACAGTCCAGTTAATGGGACATGATAAGTTGGAGACATAGTAAACTTTTGCTAACCGCCAAGATTGAGATCTTATATAACATGCATATATGTTTCAATTGTAAAAAAATTGACAAAACAAAAAGATATACAAAGGATGTCCAGACAGGTCGCTGTTCAGACCTTATGGAGACTATATTCATAGTTGGGTTTGAGCTCAGTTTGGTAAAGATGATTAAAGAATTAGACGCTTAGCATGAGAGTTGGAACCCACACCGTATTTCATCTGAATTAAAATATACTCACCTAACAGCTAAACAGATGGAACAAAGACAAGGAAAGGTAGAGGTAGCATTGTTTTATGTTTGATCAATTCTGTTTTCATGGTGGCAACTCGTAGATACTTTTCTATGTTTGAAGAAAAGTACATGAGAAATATGAAATGCACAAACACCAGaacatttataataaaaaagtaaaaaataatgtCAACTAGCACCCCTAAAATATGGAAGGTAATTAGTTCAATTTAAAGACTAAAAATCTTCAAAAATCATGGACCTAAAATAACACTTTTGCGGTGACAATCATGACAAAAAAGAACATAGGACACATTCAGCATCCCAAATTTCCAATGGAGAAAACCACATATTAACATAATTATTAATATGCTATTTGTTACCTTCTCTATATTTTCTTCATTCAGCTGAAGACCAGTCTCCTCGTCAGTGATTGGTTCGACAGCAACTATATCTGGAATTTTTTCCATTAAGCGACGCTCAATGCCCATCTTCATCGTCATTACAGAACTTGGACAAGAACCACATGCTCCTTGTAATTTTAATCTTACAATGTTTCCATCTATCTCATGAAGTACTACATTTCCTCCATCTGCTATAAGATATGGTCGCACTTCATCCAACACCGACTCAACATTTTCAGCAGTTAGAGGTAACTCTACTAATGGATCAGGAGTAGCAACTGATTTAACCACTGTAGCAAAGAGAAAGATTGATTAAGCTAACATAGACCCATAAAGACAGAGGAAAGAAGAGGAGCATAGCATCCTATAGTTTTGGTtttctaaaaacaaaaaaaaaaggtcaacCAAGTTAAAATGGCTTTTATACTGTGCTAAGAAATAGATAACCCTCATGCCAAACACCTTATAGGAAGACAGTGTTGCAATTTCAGACACAATGCATATACTTTGGAAAATATGATTTCAAGAAAATGAGCTTAAGACTGAAAGATACTTATTGTATGTCAATGTAGTCAATTGTATTATGTAATATGAGTATTTTTGGGTTTCAAAAATTATGTGAAAAAACAACTGATAGCACCATTCATCTTGTTCTTTGCAGTCCAACTTCTTTGCCTTTGACGAAGTGAAGTAACTTTGCTGGAGTTCTTACAACTCTActgttctgttttttttttttatcattcatgACATCACAATCTTCTCTCCTATCAACTTCCTTAATTCAGTTTCCAACTTAATGTTCCTCATTGTCCATTTGTCTACATTTCTCCAGGCACTAGCTAAAAATTTACATTCAGTTGGTAATCATGAATTGAATTAAAAGCGCAAGTAATGTACTTCGTAACAGGTACTCCAGATAACAGAATCAGAATGAACTCAGATTAGTTGTGTTTTTTTCGCTGCTTATTATTCTTCTCTTATTTAGCATCTTTTGACCTTGGAGTGTAGCATCAGTTACATGACTAGTAATGTGGTATCTTCTTCTGACTAATGTCTCAGATGCACACATTGTTTTCTATAATATGAAGTATAAAAGTTTATCTATTTCATTCTGAGACTTAAATACGGACTTGTGTAAATCATACAAACATTCACGACATTAAATTAGTTTTTCTAATAACTCTTTGATTAATCACTTCCCTGCAGCAACTTTATTCACTTCCGATATCAACAATTAATGTAAAAGATAGCGACAAAATATGCATTAAAATAATACTTATGGAGATTGAAAGCCTCAATTAGCTTATATTCCCATTCCTTTATGGAGCTTCATAATTATGGCATGAAGAGCAACCCAAGGGACACTGAAAAATCCAAATCTCCTGATAACCCAAtcccttctccttttgacagaagACCTCTAATTGCCTTAAAACTATATGATCTCATATGGCGGTCATCAAGGGGGCACTTCATCCGGGGAAAAAAACGAACTTCGGTGATTGATTCATCAAGCGTAATATAAATAAAACCAGAATTAACAACGAAAAAGCATCGGCCAAACCAAACGAAATTGAGACCATCGAGAGGCTCACCGGCCGGCCTCCTAAATCTGGGAATCGACCGAAGAGCGTAACCCCTATGCAAGCGAAACCCGCGCGTCAAGATCGAAATCCTGGTTCCCCGGACGCCCGAATCCTGTCGTTTACACAGCGATACCTTGTGATCCCCGGGGGACCGGAAACCACCCCAATTCAAACCAAAAAGGAAGGGAGAAAAGAATAGCGGAGACAGACCTTGAAGCGGAGAGGACGGAAAGGCAAGAAGGCTGCGGCGGCTGAAGAGGAGGTGGCTTCGGTACAAGACGAGGGATTCGACACCACCGAAGTTTGCATCAtagcctcctctctctctctctctctcgaacagGATGAACAGGAAGACGCCGGACGCGACGGCTGTCGAAATAGGAAACGACCGCGTGTCCACCACAACCTAACGAGTGGAGCAACGGACCCGAGCCGGTGCTAATTGGAGTCATGCTAATTAGCACGGCCAGGCGGCGAGCGGATGGCCAATTTCCACGTGGCAACTATTGTCTCTTTAACATGGTTTGACCAGCCATGCGACTA is from Musa acuminata AAA Group cultivar baxijiao chromosome BXJ1-6, Cavendish_Baxijiao_AAA, whole genome shotgun sequence and encodes:
- the LOC135676445 gene encoding serine hydroxymethyltransferase 7-like; amino-acid sequence: MDHSHHQSNLSLGFHAVPLPPLTSRAPIADDSISLQIDPGLRDPSHNPRPIPLQFFDQQPDSARDGSVGANDGEESDEEDQKEEEVRILGYSMCIKRQRRGDSSSSCSSSSMLLSKRARVEPDLETRRDAVRSWGNQPLSAADPEIFEIMDKEKQRQVLGIELIASENFVCRGVLDALGSHLTNKYSEGYPGARYYGGNQYIDQIERLCHDRALAAFGLDPECWGVNVQPYSCTSANFAVYTGLLLPKDRIMGLDSPSGGHVSHGYYTPSGKKISAASIFFESLSYKVNPLTGYIDYDKLEEKAMDYRPKILICGGSTYPREWDYARVRQIADKCGAVLMCDMAHISGLVAAKESLSPFDYCDIVTSTTHKSLRGPRGGIIFFRKGKKQKRQGFCLGQTDENDRYDFEERINFAVFPSLQGGPHDNHIAALAIALKQVATPEYKAYIQQVKRNAQALASALLRRNCRLVTGGTDNHLLLWDLRTFGLTGKNFEKVCEACHISLNKTPIFGDNGAISPGGVRIGTPAMTTRGCLEGDFEMIAEFLLRAAQIASTIQKEHGKIQKEFLKGLESSRDVAELRNRVESFASQFAMPGYDV
- the LOC135676446 gene encoding nifU-like protein 2, chloroplastic yields the protein MMQTSVVSNPSSCTEATSSSAAAAFLPFRPLRFKDSGVRGTRISILTRGFRLHRGYALRSIPRFRRPAVVKSVATPDPLVELPLTAENVESVLDEVRPYLIADGGNVVLHEIDGNIVRLKLQGACGSCPSSVMTMKMGIERRLMEKIPDIVAVEPITDEETGLQLNEENIEKVLDEIRPYLAGTGGGELELVKIEEPIVKVRLTGQAAGVMTVRVAVTQKLREKIPAIAAVQLLS